The stretch of DNA TCCCcaactgtctctcctctcttttataAGGTATTGGAAAGAACGTCATCTGCGACCGGACAGCAACGCCTCTGGATGCCTTCCGAATGATGTCAGCAGCCCAGTACTACCCCAAATTGCTGAGCATTATGGGGAATGTGTTACGTTTCTTGCCGGCCTTCGTTCGGATGAAGGAGCTGTTAGAGGAGGGGTACATCGGGGAGCTTCTGGTCTGTGAGGCCCAGGTATGAcagtttgctttcttgccatTTATAATAATGATTGCTCAAAGTCACTTTAGCAGCGTGGGTACTTTCTGACACAAGATTTGACCTCACATACCACCCCAACTGTTTTATAGTTTTGTTCTTTCTTGTCCTGATCACATCAGCTGAAAACAAGACCTAATACGGTATCAAATCTTTGCCCTAAAGGTCCACAGCGGTAGTCTCCTGGGGAAGAAATACAACTGGAGCTGCGACGACCTGATGGGAGGCGGCGGTCTGCATTCCGTGGGCAGTTACATCATCGACTTGCTCACGTTTCTCACCGGTCAGCGTGCGGCAAAAGTCCATGGCTTCCTCAAGACCTTCGTCAAACAAACGGATCACATCCGGGGCATCCGTCAGATCACCAGCGACGACTTCTGCACGTTCCAGATGGCGCTGGAGGGGGGCGCCTGCTGCACCGTCACGCTCAACTTCAACGTGCCCGGAGAGTTTCGGCAGGAGGTGATCGTCGTGGGGACGGTTGGAAGGTTGACGGTCACGGGGTGCGACCTGTACGGACAGAAGAACAGCGGAGGCGGAGGAAACGGCGGAGGTCCCGAACTCCTGCTCAAAGACACCACGCCTCTCGAGAAGGCTTCCTTACCGGAGAAGGCCTTCAGCGACATCCCGTCCCCGTATCTTACCGGAACGATCCGCATGATCCAGGCGGTGCGGCAGGCCTTTGAGGACCAGGACGACAGGCGGACGTGGGACGGGAGGCCTCTGACAATGGCCGCTACCTTTGAGGATTGCCTTTATGCTCTTTGCGTGGTGGATGCCATCAAGAAGTCCAACCAGTGCGGAGAGTGGCAGAACATTGTGGTGATGACGGAGGAACCGGAGATCAGCCCGGCCTATTTGATCAGCGAGGCCATGCGGCGGAGTAGGATGTCGCTCTACTGTTAACCTTAACTGATGGTGGCACTGGAAAAGCCTCGGTGTTGGAACTTTATTACAGCTTCGGGGTTCAGTTCCGAAATTCGTCACCCGTTCGCTACTGTTACAGACAGAGAGGTTACACCACTCTGATGCAGTTTCCTGATACTCTGGAAACACAATGTGATCAATAATCAAACCTTTATTTATAAAGAAGCCTTTCCTGTTTTTCCTTCTGACTAAAGACTTGAGTCCTTCCGGGGAGATGCACTTGTAAATTAGACTGATTCAACAGAAAGATCTACAGCGGAGGCGGATCAGGGAGTGAAACTAATGCTTCTGTGTTCTGCTTGACCATAAGGGTATTTGCGCCTCTCATCTCTGCTTCTCTTCTATATGACCGGGTCTGGAAGACAACACCTTACACTGTGGGTCCAAAACGAGGACAGCCAAGGAAGAACGATAGTCCTCTCGGTTCAAACTGTGCCGCTGTATTGTTGCTGTAGTCTCAAGTACTTGCTAGTTTTACCAAgtgaatgtttaaaaaaaaagaaaatcagtgtGCTTGATAGCTTCAGTCTCTGTCTGCTCGGTAtgcctcctctgtgtgtgtgaaacaacagagaaaagaaatcaATAGTTTGGCTGGTGGGTTTTTACCTTCTGGTTTATGTATGCAATAAATCCAGGCAGCAGAAACACTGTTATCTTCTAGCCTGGAGTTAAGGGTTAAAACACACTATGGTATGCCTTTATGCAGTTACAGTAGCCCGTGCATCAGTTTGCGAGTCCCGTACGAGTGGCCAGTGCAGTGATACTTTGATGTTCTTCTTATTTATTTCATGCATTCTCTATTGTCATGAAGCATGGCCATGAAATACACTGTGTGCACATCTGTACCGAGCCTTAAGTGTGGATATTAATGCAGTCTTGCACTAAAGGTGTGAGTGAATGCTGAGCAGTGTGCGGGTTTTGTCCCGATATTGCAATGCGATGGGTCACACTTGCATCTAGCTACCGCGATTTAGCATTTAGCATGCTTTATAAAGCTTCTCTAACATGCAGGTTTGTCAGTATGCATCACATGTGAGTTCAGTTTGGACCCACGCCGACAGTCAGACTGAAAACGTTTCTTTCAGTTTCCGTAAGAGGTGTTAATCGTTAAGGCTGGTGTTACTCTACGTTCCCGGGATGAACAAGCTCTTTTTATTCGTATTGAAGGTATaaacctttaaagctgcaccaatCAATATTTCTTATTTAACAATGTGCCAGATGACTgtgtttattgtgaaaggtgtCACTCGTAGTAATGAACCCACAGATATTTATCACCTGACTCTTCAGTCCCCCTCAACTCTACGTAGTTTTAgtatctttcagctcattgttttggttttatgggcCACAACTgtgctgttttggttcactctcacagctctcatcaaccttgtttcctatcacagcaggcagctgtttacaGCGGAAAAAGGTTTGATACACCTATGGTATGCTACTTTAGGCCCAATCAAagagagtgttttttttgcattttgctgcctctttttattttttatgttgctaggcaaccactgAATGAGTGCTAACGTACCTtattacaaaccatgaactgtaaGCGAGCCAAATAGTCAATAGAAtagtttaaattaatgaaaaaaacttACCTAAAATCTCAAGTACCACACTAATTTGtctcctgctgttttctgaTCAGATCATGATAACTATAGTTGGTAAAGTCATAAAGCTCCGGGTATCCAgcaaaagtcaccacaatgagaaaaaaacgcTGAAGACTTCgggagctgtttttttttcaactcaagacgttcctttaaaaaaacatgaggCACTCAGCAACGCAAAAGCAGCGAGCAAAACGCTTCaatctcattgaaaacaattacaaaaagccaCCCCAGCAAGCTAAAACGTACTCTGTCTGATCGGGGTCTTACAGcaccaaagaaagaaagacagaaaaaattAGCGATTAGAAAAACAAAGCTAAAACAGAATGAAGGTTGGACGTACAACACGTTACTAACGCGttaaaaacaggtcacaaatatataatgtaattttaaaAAGACGGATTTCCCAAAACAGCTGGACACTGTCAGTTTTAGCTCATGTTATCCTAACAGGATTGAATAGAGCATTTGTTGGCAACTAGTTTCAGCTCTTGAGTAATACACATTTGGTACTCTAGTAAGAAACTATAGAATATCACCACCCTTTTCTTTTTAGGCATAATTTACATGAGTGCAGCCGGCCTTCAGAACTTCAGATTCAATTAAAAGATTATGTTAGTAAAGAAAGCcaatgaagaagaaaaattaAAAGCAAGATTGAGTGATTTGACACCAGCATGACAGTTTTTAAATCAAAAAGTGATTCCAATTGAAAGGGATGCTTAGGTTGATTTTATGATGCCTACAAAATCATACCTGACTCTCACTGTGTTTGGAGCATTTTTGCCACTAATATATCAGACACAGGAAATCCTACTCCCCGTCAGTCACATGGGaaagttaaaacaaacaatCGGAGAGTATTTGCAAATACAGTTtgacttaaaggagcagtgtgtagcatttcgtaGTAGTAgggttattatggtaaggatggcctctgagcaaggccaACATTAGGCGTTActgcggttttgcactcagtggctcatgttaccgcactcttggaaaggaaggagtgagcagaggggtacttagctggttgcaatctgcaaccacaccacctagatggcaccaaatcctacacactgtccctttaaggtttaGTGGCACTCAATAATACAGGTGAG from Sebastes fasciatus isolate fSebFas1 chromosome 21, fSebFas1.pri, whole genome shotgun sequence encodes:
- the gfod1 gene encoding glucose-fructose oxidoreductase domain-containing protein 1, which codes for MLPGVGVFGTSLTARVIIPLLKNEGFAVKALWGRTQEEAEELAKEMNVPFYTNRIDDVLLHQDVDLVCINLPPPLTRQIAVKTLGIGKNVICDRTATPLDAFRMMSAAQYYPKLLSIMGNVLRFLPAFVRMKELLEEGYIGELLVCEAQVHSGSLLGKKYNWSCDDLMGGGGLHSVGSYIIDLLTFLTGQRAAKVHGFLKTFVKQTDHIRGIRQITSDDFCTFQMALEGGACCTVTLNFNVPGEFRQEVIVVGTVGRLTVTGCDLYGQKNSGGGGNGGGPELLLKDTTPLEKASLPEKAFSDIPSPYLTGTIRMIQAVRQAFEDQDDRRTWDGRPLTMAATFEDCLYALCVVDAIKKSNQCGEWQNIVVMTEEPEISPAYLISEAMRRSRMSLYC